From the Lepus europaeus isolate LE1 chromosome 14, mLepTim1.pri, whole genome shotgun sequence genome, the window ctcctggcttcagatcctcccagctccagctgttgcagccatctggggagtgaaccagcggatggaagacctctctctctgtctctccctctctctgtaactctgatcggaaataaataagtcttttttaaaaatgttggatAATTATAGTCTTTGtggtatatacattttaaaatgtaagctgGTGGTACAAATGTGCTTTTGATGACCCTTAgtccatgtttttaattttaagccAATCAGTgcatttgttttgcattttctgGTATAAATAAAAGGTTGTTGGCTTACCCCTATTAATAACTTTTCAGAATTATGTAGATATGTTAAATTATGtaaataatgtttatatatatatatatattttttaaatacttgtttatttacttgagaggcagagttacagagaaagggagagacaaagaaagagaggtcttgcatccactggttcactctccaaatggccacgacggctggagctggaccgatctgaagccagaaaccaggagccaggagcttcctctaggtctcccaggcaggtacagggatccaagcacttggaccatcccctactgctttctcaggccatcagtaaggagctggatcggaagtggagaagccaacacccatatgggatgccagcatgataGGCAGATGTTTAACttattaagccacagcactaaccccttgtatatttcaaaatgaagaattAGCTACTCTAAACTGTGGTATTATTTAGTGTCCAGATTACTGTTGAGTTTGGCACATAAAtgggatatttttaaatatacctcattattattttttttttaattttttgacaggcagttagagagacagagttatagacagtgagagacagagagaaaggtcttccttccgttggttcactcccctaatggctgccacagccggcgctgcgcgccaatctgaagccaggagccaggtgcttcctcctggtctcccatgcgggtgcagggacccaagcacttgggccatcctccgctgccttcccgagccacagcagagagctggactggaagaggagcgaccgggacagaatccggcatcccagccgggactagaaccccgggtgcccacaccgcaggcagagaattagccaattgagccactgCATCGGCCCctcattatttttcaaagaaatttctaaGGGTCTGAATAgatcttaattaattttttttaaaagataatcacTCTAAAGAGTGCCCAAACAGTGAATAGCTGTTTAAGTTGTATTTACTTTGGAAGAAAAGTGCCTTATATATTCTCTTAAAGTTCTGTACAGCCAGAGATATTAATATGTACTTGACAAGTTAGACCACCATTCTGACACTAGACAGCAGATTAGCAAAGAGGATTTGAATAGTGGTTGTAATTTTTGCCCACAAGAGACAGTATTCTATCCTAAGTTCAATAGCATATATAACATTACTCTAGTGATGAATAAGATCTAAACCTATATTTTAGTagataaaattctatttattaatttgtagTCAAGTTTTACCTAATTTAAGTTTTCTTAACTTTCTTACATAGAGTAATTATCTGGTGTTCATGGCAGAACTCTTCTGGTGGTTTGAAGTTGTGAAGCCATCATTTGTGCAGCCTCGTGTTATTCATCCACAAGGAGGtaattaatcattttattttcaatgtagaaAATGGAAGTTTGTATTACTCTACTTGGTTAGTCTTTTAAAAGAGGAAAGCCTATTGTTTCAGATTTTAGTTGTTACCCTTGACAAATTCtgagtattttaatatttaaagccACTGAAATTCTCTGTGATAAATGGATAATTGTGATGGTTAAGGAGGTAAGAAAAAATGACAAGAATAACTCCATTTTTGAAGTCTTAAAGTGAGAAATTTCAGCTTTTAACTCTTGgcctattttcttctctttgtgttttttaCCCCTCTCCCTAGCTTGTTTCCCTACTAAATTcttagttttaaaattatattatccaCAATCTACTCAGACATTGGCTTGGCCAAACTTGAATTTGccaataaatcataaaatatttgtgtataaatTTTTAAACCTAGAAGATCTTGTGATTATTATAATATCATGATTATTGATTATAATAAGGATAAAACTAATAAGAAATAAAGAGACCCCCTAGTTATAAAGAGCAAAAAACTTCCTGAATTTTTTTCTACAGCAGAATCTCGCCTAGCAAAACAGACTCTCCACTGGCTTTTATTATAAAACCAGAGGTTTGTGTCTGTAGGGAAAAAGTGATCCTAAATTACAGCTTTAGTCCCACTAAAAACTTTCTCCAGCATATCTTTTGGGGCCAGTTCTTTCAGCTATTGATGCGCACCTCCACCCAACACAGAACAGGATCATTGTGCATTCCAGCTACTTAACAGCTTCCCTTGgctccaaatttcttttttctcctcgCTACCATTATTTTTACCCccaaaaaagcaataaaagaagagaagaagggTCAGAAAGGAGGGGAACATGTTAGCCTAGGGGAAGGCACATCATTCTTATGCGTATAGTGAGGTTGCTTCAGGCAAGAATCTGTGAAACATGACTATGAGTATTCACTCTGCACTAGTCTCTCAGCTTGCAGAAGATTTTGAAtattgggactggtgttgtggcatagtaggtaaagctgctgcctatagcactggcatcctatatctgCATTGttctgagcctcagctgctccacttctgatctagctccctgctaatattcctgggaaagcagcaaagatggcccaagtccttgggtccctgcacgcctgtgggagactcagaagaagctcttggctcctggctgctggctttggactggcccagctctggcctttgcagccatttgtggagtgaaccagccattggaagatctcattctctccctctctgtctcactgtaactctgcctttcaaataaataaataaatctttaaaaaagaaaagattttgaatatTGAGCCATTGTAAAACAAAGAATATCTTTAAAGAACTTGAGATCccaggtctggtgctgtggcgtagcaggtaaagctgccgcctgcagtgctgtcatcccgtatgggcaccagttcaagactttgctgctccacttcaatccagctctccgctaggcctgagaaagcagaagatggcccaagtgtttgggcccctgcacccacatgggagactcggaagaagttcctggctcctggctttgaatcggcccagctccagctgttgtagccatttgggaaatgaaccgtcagatagatgatctctctctctctttctctctgtaactttgccttttaaataaataaataaaagcttaaaaaaaaaaaaaaaagtagtagtagTTGAGATCCTTCCCTAAGGCTATTAAGTAAGGTCAAATACCTTACTGATTTTCATAACTAGTATTTATtagcacaattttttaaattaatggaaTTTTCACGTACATTCCTTCTGTTGCATTAGAACTCACAAAATCAGAAAGTAAATTTCCTCTTCCCCCAGGGTTAATTACAAAATGTAAACTTATACCAGTAGGTTTAAATTTTTTCCAATTAAATTATGTCTTTCTTTAATTGATTACTAAAATACCAGCCATTTcataaaaaaagcaaagatgaCCACATGTACCTGAAGTTCTGTGAAAGCTTtcacaaaattaaacattcagatttatttttaatcttaaacactgcatttattttatgttagGTCTTTTCCCTTCAATTAGACTTAACAAGGTTTAGTACTTAAggaagaatttaaagaaaatttgatcctttgaaaattatttaagaagAAAACTTTGTGCTAAAATTTCTTAATAATAAGAGTATTagaaattacattttaagtatttatggCCCCAAATTCTTTAAATGATGTTAGAAACCTGCTAAGCATGTAATTTTGAGGTTCTGTCTTTTATTCTAGCTGAACCTGTGACAGTTCCTGTCTTGAATGCTACCAAGAGAAACGTTTTGGATGGTTCATGTAGTTCTGACTTCACTTCAAGGTAGAGTCCACAGTGGCTTCATTTTCACTATTTCCGTTCTAAACACTCATGAAATCAAGTAACATCATATTGAACAAGTTTTTTAGTTGGATTTTGAACTGTTATAATTAGCTTATCCTATTAAAGTCTGTTTTAACTTTAATTGAAATATACACTGAAATGATTGAGTATTGCCCAGTACTATAATTGAGAATTATCTAATAAGTAATTCTTAGGCATCAGAGGGAAATTTATTAATTACATCTGgattgtaaaaattttttatgatttttttaaaaaaaatctctaaggcAGTTTTTCCCaccattttattttcaggttaCTAAAGCTATTGAGAAGTCACAATATTTATTACAATATTGGATCTTTATCTAGTGCTTTAGTTCTTAACATCAGAATTGAACTGAAAGCAAAGTAAAAATGTCCTGCCATTTATTATCAGGATAATCCTGACTTTTGCTTCAAGTTTGTGGTAGGGACATCAGTTTGTTTAGAAATGTTTTCAGCAGATCCTGTAATtagctattcatttatttattagaaccTAAAATTTATGTTGACTTTGGCTTCTTaacccatctgtttttttttttttttcagttaaaatgtatatattttgagGGTGTTTAGAAATTCAAGTAGAtccattaaaatacatttttaaaattgaactttTTATAAAGTACTTTATAAATTCTTGGTTCAATATTTAAACACATAAACTTAACtgaagctgtcacctgttgcTCACATTTAAGAAGTCACTTTCTCAAGTGCATGTTAATGTGAAGCCTAAGCCTTGGCAGAACTCTTAAATACTTTTACTTCCTATGTGAGGCTTCTTACTTGTATGAACTTTCTGATGTctgtaaaattatttcttatgAATTAAGAAAGCCTTGCATTATCCTCTGATTTTCTACTCTGACTTTTCTTACCTTCTGTTAAATTTCTCTGTTCCCTAACTGTCTCTGGGATTGAGTACAAAGAGGTTAAATTAAAGTCGTTCTGATCTAGGAGcttctgtgtatttcttttccCCATGGGAAGCATTTTTCACCGTACTGTTCCCTCAGTGCTTTCCTGAGTTGGTTGCATAGTAACCTTTCCTTCTTTGGAAATTATTCTTGAAAAACACTCAGTATCACTCCTACcctattaaattttttaattttgaagagcAGATGATTCCATAAGTACTGTTCTAGGAAGCTGAATGGACAAGTTCCCAATTTCTAACActggaaaatgttttcatttaggtCCCCTGGGAAGActcatctcttttctttctctccgaTATCTGAGTGGCTGCTTTTTCCTAGCAGATGTCTAACCCAGATAGATGTCTAAATTCTTTTCCCTGAAGAGTTATTGTGCAGCCGTCATTCTAGGCTCCTAGCCATCCTCTCACTTCTGTAAGTCTCCGTGTGGCCCATTGTAGTTCTCCAACACTGTGGAACTTTTGAGGAAGGACTCGAAAATTTCTGCTCTTCCCTGGGATAATATAGGCACATCTACAAATGCTATTgtaggagaaagaaaaatctaaggAAGAAGACAGGCAAAGCAAAAAGCATCCCACCAGCTAATCTGCACACCAACTCTTATTCAAGAGTTACATCAGATCAAAATCCTCTACACGTATGAAAGTACAATTAACCTTTACAACATTTTGGCCATTATTTGGGGAAGAAGAAAAGAGTGAGCACATTTTAATAACTAACCTGTTTCTATTCAGGATTACCTTCCAACACACCCGTAGATCTGAGGGAGAGTAGAAACTGCAGAAGTGATTTTAGAGGGAGGGATAATAGTTAACACACACATCAGGGGAGCAGTGTGAGGAATCTCTTACAGTCCTGACAAATGATGACAAATGAAACAAAGTGTGATGTGCAGTTAAGCTGCGAGAGAGGGGGTGTGGGGAATGTCCACTGATAAGCATTTGCTTTGGACAGAGCAAGTTCTTCAGGTATTGTTGCTTTTGGGAAAAGTCATTAATTAAACTTTCATCAAATAGTAAGAATATAGCATTGATATTCACCTTTGAATTCTTTGGTTGACTTGTCCATCTTCTCAATTCATATCAGCCAAGAAAAAATACGATTTGAGATAGCTACAGAAATCACTATGTCTGTTCCCCAATCTGTTTTCAACTAATTGTGAGTGAAGATGCTTAACTTCTTCACCTGAGTGCAAAGAGGGACCCGGCAGACTTAAAACTTACAAAGAGAAAAGTTAAGAACAGACAGCTTAATTCTGGACAGATGTCATTACAATTTGAGTAAACTATCTGATCCTCTACATTAACTGGAATGAGGTGGAATCAAATAAGAAGAAATGACAGGAAAGTTTGATGTCTTCAAAGGCACTGTGGTCCTCAAGGTACAGCTTAACTGAAGATGCAGAGACCTAGGTCTGTGAGCAGGGAAGCTGTCGGGACCTTTTACATGGGTTTATTAGACCAGTAGTTTTAGTTTAGATTTGACTCAGCTTTTTCAAATTGGTGAGTTTCACTTGGTGTCTTTtttgtttctccatttttctatttgtaaaataaaaataatatcccGTATCTTATCTCACAAGGACATTGAGGTGTATAAAGAAAGTACGTATGTAGATATAGATGTCATTGTAATTTCAGCTATTCTTTGGTTTAAACAATGTATTGCCTTATTTCCGTCATTTTAGAATATAGAATCAGAAGTGATAGTATTGTTTCTAATTTTAAccattctttataaaatatgaaacagCTAAAATATAGCATTTTACATTGCAGTGGGGAAGGAGCTACATATGCACAGTCTCATCATTTGCCTTCTAGATATTCACGTCCCCAAGCTCACTCTTCAGCCTCAggtaatatatctttaaaagccTAGGAAAATACGAGTTTAAAGTAGCTTActgagaataaatattttaaaaaatgcattcttttttctgAAAAGTAGCTAAAATATATGCATTCAGGGATtggtctgtgtctgtgtttgcttATCAATAAAATGATCTCTGATTCTCCATATGTGCCTACTAATTTCTAACATGCTATTAAGAAATTCTCAGATATGTGAAATCAGTTAATTTCTGTCATTTTAAATTCTTACACAAgttcaatgactttttttttgcatttgaaggAGGAATTAGAAGATCTTCATCTATGTCCTATGTTGATGGCTTCATAGGGACATGGCCCAAAGAGAAAAGGTAAACAACAGAGCTATTTATTGTGTATATCCATTTTCAAGAAATGCTATTTTTATCTGTGTCTTTTTTGTTGCTAATCAAATTTCTAAATGTAGACTTACTTAGTACCTAAATTTGAAAATGGCAACTAAGGCAGATGATAGAAAGGTCAAAAGGACTAAATTTAAAAGAATGCTAAGTATCTCTAGCTTATTTTGAGGACAGTACGATTATGAGAAATGAGGAAAGacaggaaatgcaaataatattaaaaggaaatattcagatttttaattatattttaaaaatcatttcttttctgggattatttaagtattttttctttttttttaggtcGTCAGTACACGGTGTTTCATTTGATATTTCTTTTGATAAAGAAGATAGTGTACGGAGACCGACTCCCACCCGAGGAATCACTCGATCTATTAGTAATGAAGGACTTACTCTGAATAACAGTCGCACGTCTAAACTCATTAGGAAGAACCTGTCCTTCAAGCCAGTAAAtggagaggaggaagcagagagcatTGAAGAAGAATTTAATGTGCAGTCTCACAGTGAGCTCAGGTCTTATGTGCCCCTTAATTCAAATGAACTAAATTCTAATGAGAACATTCATTACAGGCTTCCAAATGGAGCTTTGCAAAATAGAATACTTCTAGATGAGTTTGGCAATCAGATTGAGACACCAAGCATTGAAGAAGCATTACAGATAATTCATGATACCGAAAAATCTCCCCGTACCCCTCAGCCAGACCAAATTGCTAATGGCTTCTTCCTTCATAGCCAGGAAATGAGTATCCTAAATTCAAATATCAAGCTAAATCAATCTAGTCCTGATAATGTAACTGATACAAAAGGTGCCTTGAGTCCCATAACTGACAATACTGAAGTAGACACTGGAATTCATGTACCTTCAGAAGATATTCCTGAAACTATGGATGAAGATTCTTCTTTGAGAGATTACACTGTAAGCTTAGACTCTGACATGGATGATGCATCTAAATTTCTTCAGGATTATGACCTACGAACCAGCAACCCCAGAGAAGCTTTGAGTCCTTGCCCAAGCACTGTAAGTACCAAGTCTCAACCAGGTAGCAGTGCTTCTTCTAGTTCTGGAGTGAAGATGACCAGCTTTGCagaacagaaattcaagaaattgaACCATGCTGATGGAAAAAGTAGTGGAAGCAGTTCTCAAAAAACTACACCAGAGGGCTCTGAACTTAACATTCCTCACGTAGTTGCTTGGGCACAAATTCCAGAAGAAACAGGCCTTCCACAAGGACGGGACACTACCCAGTTGTTGGCTTCTGAAATGGTACATCTTAGGATGAAACTAGAAGAAAAGAGACGTGCTATAGAAgcccagaaaaagaaaatggaagctgCTTTCACTAAACAGAGGCAGAAAATGGGAAGGACAGCGTTCCTTACTGTGGTGAAAAAGAAGGGGGATGGCATTGCCCCTCTTCGTGAGGAAGCAGCTGGTGCAGAAGACGAGAAGGTGTATACTGACCGAGCCAAAGAGAAGGAGCCACAGAAACCGAACGAACAAAGGAGCAAGTCTCTGGCAGATATAAAAGAAAGCATGGAGAACCCTCAAGCAAAATGGCTGAAGTCTCCAACCACACCTGtggaccctgagaagcagtggaacCTGGCAAGCCCCTCAGAAGAAACTTTAAATGAAGGAGAACTTTTAGAATATACAAAATCCATTGAAAAGTTAAATTCATCCCTGCATTTTCTACAACAAGAAATGCAACGCTTGTCACTTCAGCAGGAAATGTTGATGCAGATGAGAGAGCAGCAATCCTGGGTAATTTCACCTCCTCAGCCCTCTCCACAGAAACAGATTCGAGATTTTAAACCTTCTCGGCAGGCGGGCCTGTCATCAGCCATGGCACCATTCTCCTCAGACTCCCCTCGTCCTACTCATCCATCACCACAGTCTTCTAACAGGAAGAGCACctctttttctgttaaaaatcAAAGGACTCCTAggccaaatgaattaaaaataacacCATTGAATCGCACCCTGACACCCCCGCGATCTGTGGATAGTCTGCCTCGATTAAGGAGGTTTTCACCCAGTCAAGTTCCTATTCAGACTAGGTCATTTGTATGTTTTGGGGATGATGGAGAACCTCAGCTAAAGGAATCCAAACCTAAGGAGGAACTTAAGAAGGAGGAATTGGAATGCAAAGGGACTTCAGACCACCATGAACATAACCCAGAAGGAAAGGAGATCAAGCCTTTGGAGTCTACGGTGTCTGAAGTCCTGTCACAGCCTGTCACAGAGACTGTATGTCTGACACCAAATGAGGACCAGTTGAATCAACCCATAGAACCACCTCCTAAACCCATTTTCCCACCTACTGCTCCAAAGAATGTTAATTTGATTGAAGTTTCCCTCTCAGATTTGAAACCCCCTGAAAAGGCTGATGTGTCTGTTGAAAAATATGATGGAGAAAGTGATAAAGAACAATTTGATGATGACCAGAAAGTATGCTGTGGATTCTTTTTTAAGGTATTATTATTTGGCTTAGTTTGGGACACCTTCATCAgatggggtgtgtatgtgtgtgtgttagtcgATGTGCTGCTTTTAGTAGCACTCCTTTTTGTTGTAAGTCTGCCATTAATCCTGAAATATATTTTAGTAGCCCCCTTGGTGGAGTATAGTAATGTTCAAGTACACTGTGACTTTTAGAACAGTCTTCCAGTGTAGACTcaaagctgtaaaaaaaattttttatcacaTGTTTAGATATGTTCTCTGTTCCTCACTTTCATACAAAAGCCTTTTATTTGAAACTAACAACAGTAACTGACAGGAGTCATTAAGACAATGAACCACTTCATCTAGTTACTTTCCTGAAATATGAAGCATTTGGAAGCCCTTTGAGGCCTGCTTGCTCCCGGAGGCATATAGATCTTGAACTAGCTCTCAGGTTGAAAGAATTTTAGGAGTATGATTGTACTCAATCTTCTCTTTAAAGGAAGAATTGTCAGCATATTTTAGAACCTATCAAGTAGGTTTAAAGTAGCATTAAAATTTAAAGCATAGCATGCAGTAGCATAAAGCAGTAGCACTTATGTGATGTGATATTGGTTGACTAATTTGGGTGTTTTTATCCTGCATTATCTTTGAGTGTATGTTTTAAATCAAATTAAGAGCAATTTTTTTAGAATGAAGGAAAACACCCTGCTATAAATTGTCtattagggaaaagaaaaaactttggTTCTTTTTATGGTTATTAActgtcctttgtttcttttttttttttttttttttttgacaggcagttagacagacagaaaggtcttccttccattggttcacttccccaaatggctgctatggccggcgcactgcgccgatccaaagccagaagccaggtgcttcctcctggtctcccatgtgggcgcagggcccaagcacttgggccatcctccactgccttcccaggccacagcagagagctggactggaagaggagcagctgtccTTTGTTTCTTAATAGAATTGTTACCACTTTAATTTAGTTCTTCTTTCATAATTTCTGGGACATGTCCACATGGAGTTGTAATAGTTCAGAGTAATGGCAAAGTGTGACTACAGCCATTGAAAAAGAGAATATTGGTGACTAAAttattccatctttttcaataaaattcattctTAGGATGatcaaaaagcagaaaatgatatGGCAATGAAACGGGCAGCTTTGTTGGAGAAACGATtaagaagggagaaggaaactCAGCTCCGGAAACAGCAGCTAGAAGCAGAAATGGAGCATAAGAAAGAGGAAACAAGGTAAAGGAAATTGCTGTGCTAGTTTTAAATCTGAGCACTAATAGTACATAGGCAAAAAATGTGGTAAATATGGGCTCGAGGatgcaggtttttgtttttgtttttgtttttaagatttatttatttgaaagagttacaggccggcgccgcggcttaacaagctaatcctccgccttgcggcgccggcacaccgggttctagtcccggtcagggcgccggattctatcccggttgcccctcttccaggccagctctctgctatggcccgggaaggcagtggaggatggcccaagtccttgggccctgcacccgcatgggagaccaggagaagcacctggctcctggcttcagatcagtgagatgcgcagtccgcagcagccattggagtgtgaaccaacggcaaaaatgaagacctgtctctctgtctctctctctcactatccactctgcctgtcaaaaaaaaaaaagagttacagagagagaaatcttccatctgctggttcactccccaattggttgcaatggccggagctgtatagatcctaagccaggagccaggaacttcttcccggtctcccgcatgagggtgggggcccaaggacttgggggccatcttccactgctttcccaggccacagcagagagctgcattggaagtggagcagccaggacacaaaccagtgcccatatgggatgctggcactacaggcggtggctttacctgctatgccacagtgccagcccctacagtttcttattaattttttattaatggaTTTTTTCAGAGATGTCTACAGTATACATAGACAGCTGGATCAATACTGCCTTTGGTGCTTTTTAGAAGTTAATTTGTTTTCCCAAAATATTAcctgattttacattttttatctttAAGTTTGAGGCATAGCAAAGTTAAGTTCTCCAgaaacattcatttaaaataatttcagcaGTAGGTACatacatgtgtgtttgtatgtgtgtatatgatgTAGGTTATCTAAAGtacattttaaatgcataattTTCCCCCAATATACTGAAATAGCTATTTCTTCCTTCTCATATCAAATATATAAACCTCTCCAGTGTTGGTTGTCTTTAGTTTGCAGGATAAGAATTTAACCATATTCAATTTATTAGGCGTAAAACCGAGGAAGAACGTCAGAAGAAAGAAGATGAGAGAGCACGCAGAGAATTTATTAGGCAAGAGTATATGAGGAGAAAACAACTGAAACTAATGGAAGATATGGATACAGTAATTAAACCTCGTCCTCAagtgacaaaacaaaaaaaacagcggCCAAAATCTATTCACAGAGATCATATTGAATCCCCCAAAACACCAGTAAAAGGTCCTCCAGGTAATACCCACGTGTGGTGAGGAGTCTGTTCATAAAGAAACACCAGCTTGGTTTGTGCACTAACTTGATTGTGCTTCGATACACTAAATTGGAGACACAATTTGAAATTATGCATGCTGCTTATTTGGAaaaccaaaatgaacaaatggagtTTTGGGTGAATTAAGTTTATTATGTGTGCCTGCATATATTCAGTAAAACAAACATGAATGCTAAAAACCCAATTTAAATACTAACCTGTTAGAGAACTCTGCCCTCCGATATACTCTCCCAATTAACTATCCTTTACATACTTGTAAATTTAAGGATAAATGCTATGTGCATGAAATGCACAAGAAACCTATCTGTATAAGGAACATAAGATCAAAGATTTCACAAGCTTGCTCTTTAAGATACAAATGttgggggaggtggagaggggaCATTGGATTCAGCAGTTAACATACCACTTTGgtcgtctgcatcccatatcggaagaGTGTAGGTTCAAGGCCTggatccatttctgattccagctccctgctaacataccagGGAAAGCTCCCCTGCCACTCaaggaagatccag encodes:
- the CAMSAP2 gene encoding calmodulin-regulated spectrin-associated protein 2 isoform X7 encodes the protein MGDAADPRELKKTFIVPAIKPFDHYDFSRAKIACNLAWLVAKAFGTENVPEELQEPFYTDQYDQEHIKPPVVNLLLSAELYCRAGSLILKSDAAKPLLGHDAVMQALAQKGLYVTDQEKLVTERDLHKKPIQMSAHLAMIDTLMMAYTVEMVSIEKVIACAQQYSTFFQATDLPYDIEDAVMYWINKVNEHLKDIMEQEQKLKEHHTVEAPGGQKARYRKEQTLLKQLPCIPLVENLLKDGTDGCALAALIHFYCPSVVRLEDICLKETMSLADSLYNLQLIQEFCQEYLNQCCHFTLEDMLYAASSIKSNYLVFMAELFWWFEVVKPSFVQPRVIHPQGAEPVTVPVLNATKRNVLDGSCSSDFTSSGEGATYAQSHHLPSRYSRPQAHSSASGGIRRSSSMSYVDGFIGTWPKEKRSSVHGVSFDISFDKEDSVRRPTPTRGITRSISNEGLTLNNSRTSKLIRKNLSFKPVNGEEEAESIEEEFNVQSHSELRSYVPLNSNELNSNENIHYRLPNGALQNRILLDEFGNQIETPSIEEALQIIHDTEKSPRTPQPDQIANGFFLHSQEMSILNSNIKLNQSSPDNVTDTKGALSPITDNTEVDTGIHVPSEDIPETMDEDSSLRDYTVSLDSDMDDASKFLQDYDLRTSNPREALSPCPSTVSTKSQPGSSASSSSGVKMTSFAEQKFKKLNHADGKSSGSSSQKTTPEGSELNIPHVVAWAQIPEETGLPQGRDTTQLLASEMVHLRMKLEEKRRAIEAQKKKMEAAFTKQRQKMGRTAFLTVVKKKGDGIAPLREEAAGAEDEKVYTDRAKEKEPQKPNEQRSKSLADIKESMENPQAKWLKSPTTPVDPEKQWNLASPSEETLNEGELLEYTKSIEKLNSSLHFLQQEMQRLSLQQEMLMQMREQQSWVISPPQPSPQKQIRDFKPSRQAGLSSAMAPFSSDSPRPTHPSPQSSNRKSTSFSVKNQRTPRPNELKITPLNRTLTPPRSVDSLPRLRRFSPSQVPIQTRSFVCFGDDGEPQLKESKPKEELKKEELECKGTSDHHEHNPEGKEIKPLESTVSEVLSQPVTETVCLTPNEDQLNQPIEPPPKPIFPPTAPKNVNLIEVSLSDLKPPEKADVSVEKYDGESDKEQFDDDQKVCCGFFFKDDQKAENDMAMKRAALLEKRLRREKETQLRKQQLEAEMEHKKEETRRKTEEERQKKEDERARREFIRQEYMRRKQLKLMEDMDTVIKPRPQVTKQKKQRPKSIHRDHIESPKTPVKGPPVSSLSLASLNTGDNESVHSGKRTPRSESVEGFLSPSRCGSRNGEKDWENASTTSSVASGTEYTGPKLYKEPSAKSNKHIIQNALAHCCLAGKVNEGQKKKILEEMEKSDANNFLILFRDSGCQFRSLYTYCPETEEINKLTGIGPKSITKKMIEGLYKYNSDRKQFSHIPAKTLSASVDAITIHSHLWQTKRPVTPKKLLPTKA